In Frankiales bacterium, one genomic interval encodes:
- a CDS encoding ATP-binding cassette domain-containing protein, whose protein sequence is MSTATATRTAIVTEGLRKAYGDAMVLDGLDLAVEAGTVFALLGPNGAGKTTLVQILSTLIPADGGVARVGGFDVAQEGAAVRARIGVTGQASALDDLLTGRENLALMARLHRLDRAAAQRRIDDLLARFDLEADAGKAAAAYSGGMRRRLDLAMTLVGDPEILFLDEPTTGLDPRSRRAMWDIVRELAGSGVTVFLTTQYLEEADHLAHHVAVLDSGRIVAQGTPTELKRLVPGGHVRLQFADAAQLDAAARAFPRSTPDQSGLSLQVPSDGGVPALRALLDTLDHGSLVPDELSVHLPDLDDVFLSLTGHRHDERS, encoded by the coding sequence ATGAGCACCGCGACGGCCACGCGCACCGCGATCGTCACCGAGGGGCTGCGCAAGGCGTACGGCGACGCCATGGTGCTCGACGGCCTCGATCTCGCGGTCGAGGCGGGCACGGTGTTCGCCCTGCTCGGCCCCAACGGCGCCGGCAAGACCACGCTGGTGCAGATCCTCTCGACCCTGATCCCCGCGGACGGCGGCGTCGCCCGGGTCGGCGGGTTCGACGTCGCTCAGGAGGGCGCCGCGGTCCGCGCGAGGATCGGCGTCACCGGTCAGGCGTCCGCCCTCGACGACCTGCTCACCGGCCGCGAGAACCTCGCCCTCATGGCGCGGCTGCACCGGCTCGACCGCGCCGCGGCCCAGCGGCGCATCGACGACCTGCTCGCGCGGTTCGACCTCGAGGCCGACGCCGGCAAGGCCGCGGCGGCGTACTCAGGCGGCATGCGCCGCCGGCTCGACCTCGCGATGACCCTCGTGGGGGACCCCGAGATCCTGTTCCTCGACGAGCCCACCACCGGGCTCGACCCGCGCAGCAGACGCGCCATGTGGGACATCGTCCGCGAGCTCGCGGGGTCCGGCGTCACGGTCTTCCTCACCACGCAGTACCTCGAGGAGGCCGACCACCTCGCCCACCACGTCGCCGTGCTCGACTCCGGCCGCATCGTGGCGCAGGGCACGCCCACCGAGCTCAAGCGCCTGGTGCCGGGCGGTCATGTGCGGCTGCAGTTCGCCGACGCCGCGCAGCTCGACGCCGCCGCCCGGGCGTTCCCGCGCTCGACGCCGGACCAGTCCGGCCTCTCGCTCCAGGTGCCCAGCGACGGCGGCGTGCCGGCGCTGCGGGCCCTGCTGGACACCCTCGACCACGGCTCGCTCGTCCCCGACGAGCTGTCCGTCCACCTGCCCGACCTCGACGACGTGTTCCTGAGCCTCACGGGCCACCGGCACGACGAGCGGAGCTGA